One region of Deltaproteobacteria bacterium genomic DNA includes:
- the arsS gene encoding arsenosugar biosynthesis radical SAM protein ArsS (Some members of this family are selenoproteins.), with product MMPFAATLEKHGLSLVRGEARALQINTGLLCDRRCRHCHLEAGPDRREVMSRETMAAVIAFAERFPFRAVDITGGAPELVPDLPFLIEGLVPRTARLMLRSNLTALAAPAREEILSLCVSRRVVLIASFPSTNPAQADAQRGAGFTEGGITAIRNLNAAGYGVEGSGLELHLVSNPVGAFLPAPQAQAEGKFRSDLLRKWGIAFNELYTFANVPLGRFRSWLAESGNFDRYMRTLQDGFNPCTVEGLMCRTQLSVSWDGHLYDCDFNLAVGRHQGERKSHVSEIRDLPSPGSPIAAGDYCYACTAGSGFT from the coding sequence ATGATGCCGTTCGCCGCGACCCTCGAGAAGCACGGCCTTTCCCTGGTCCGGGGAGAGGCCCGCGCCCTCCAGATCAACACGGGTCTCCTGTGCGACCGCCGCTGCCGGCACTGCCACCTGGAAGCCGGACCGGACCGTCGCGAGGTCATGTCCCGGGAGACCATGGCGGCGGTCATCGCCTTCGCGGAAAGATTTCCGTTCCGGGCCGTCGACATCACCGGCGGCGCTCCGGAGTTGGTTCCCGACCTCCCTTTTCTCATCGAGGGGCTGGTCCCGCGGACCGCGCGGCTGATGCTGCGGTCGAACCTCACGGCCCTTGCGGCTCCGGCCCGCGAAGAGATCCTGTCCCTGTGCGTCTCCCGGCGCGTCGTGCTGATCGCGTCGTTCCCGTCGACGAATCCCGCGCAGGCGGACGCGCAGCGGGGAGCCGGCTTCACGGAAGGAGGGATCACCGCCATCCGGAATCTGAACGCGGCGGGGTACGGCGTGGAGGGGTCCGGCCTGGAGCTGCACCTCGTCTCGAACCCGGTCGGCGCGTTCCTTCCCGCCCCTCAGGCGCAGGCGGAGGGGAAATTCCGGAGCGACCTGCTCCGGAAGTGGGGAATCGCGTTCAACGAGCTGTACACGTTCGCGAACGTTCCGCTCGGGCGGTTCCGGAGTTGGCTGGCGGAATCGGGGAACTTCGACCGGTACATGCGGACGCTTCAGGACGGGTTCAACCCGTGCACGGTGGAAGGGCTCATGTGCCGGACCCAGCTTTCCGTGTCGTGGGACGGCCACCTGTACGATTGCGACTTCAACCTGGCGGTGGGGCGGCACCAGGGAGAGCGGAAGTCGCACGTATCGGAGATTCGGGATTTGCCGTCCCCGGGGTCCCCGATCGCGGCCGGCGATTACTGCTACGCGTGCACGGCCGGCTCCGGCTTCACTTGA
- the mobB gene encoding molybdopterin-guanine dinucleotide biosynthesis protein B — translation MTVAAVAFIARSGTGKTTLLERLLPILAGRGYRVGAIKHDAHRFDIDRPGKDSHRLTAAGAATVLITSSEKLALVKNHPQSPPAEELIDRYFRDMDLVLVEGFRKSALPKIELCRKEMNAPLICRGEFDDPALLAVVSDAPLAVDVPLLDLNAPDQVADFIEERILKGAAPPGPISRPLK, via the coding sequence ATGACCGTTGCGGCCGTCGCCTTCATCGCCCGGTCCGGCACGGGGAAGACCACCCTCCTGGAGCGGCTCCTGCCGATCCTGGCCGGGCGCGGGTACCGGGTCGGCGCCATCAAGCACGACGCGCACCGGTTCGACATCGATCGCCCGGGGAAGGACAGCCACCGCCTGACCGCCGCCGGCGCGGCCACCGTGCTGATCACGTCGTCGGAGAAGCTCGCGCTGGTGAAGAACCATCCCCAGTCTCCCCCGGCGGAGGAACTCATCGACCGCTATTTCCGCGACATGGACCTGGTGCTCGTCGAGGGATTCCGGAAGAGCGCCCTGCCGAAGATCGAGCTTTGCCGGAAGGAGATGAACGCTCCCCTGATCTGCCGCGGGGAATTCGACGACCCTGCGCTGCTTGCGGTCGTAAGCGACGCGCCGCTTGCGGTGGACGTTCCCCTCCTCGATCTCAACGCGCCCGATCAGGTCGCGGATTTCATCGAGGAGAGGATCCTGAAAGGGGCGGCCCCTCCGGGGCCGATATCGCGCCCCCTCAAGTGA